One Mastacembelus armatus unplaced genomic scaffold, fMasArm1.2, whole genome shotgun sequence genomic region harbors:
- the LOC113137736 gene encoding LOW QUALITY PROTEIN: piggyBac transposable element-derived protein 4-like (The sequence of the model RefSeq protein was modified relative to this genomic sequence to represent the inferred CDS: inserted 1 base in 1 codon; substituted 1 base at 1 genomic stop codon): protein MRVWVSSSIASSTESMTSTLALPGTPESHVAYFEPRYDLVYCPNCQRFESPVSNTRPGSTAAALSILLLLSGCEGQEGIGFYTYHNGCADGCKSLRGEKSFYTKVDLVAHDEVKGTLALLELKTRNNDILDKHTLWRYNAQLWLTWTMFSLTYPGAAERSSAYLKRVLRETNREGLSTCKGLRWKSMDETNLRAYVGLLLLAGMYRSRGEATSSLWDAEHGRTIFRATMSLKEFHRWSKTLRFNDRKSRXRRXENSPDKLAAIREVWNKWSERLPALYNQGLAVTVDERMVPFKGIVQQTMFLQYMPNKPAKYGLKLWVACDAKSSYTWRMQAYTGKEAVTASKSTERAVAKMEVNLASRVILDLTRGLEHRLVTCDNFFTSYELARKLRANSIDLLGTIRSNRVELPQELLSARGRKALSSRFAFTELATLISYVPKRNKTVLLRSTRHSTPEINCECKGMKLQAIVDYNHTKGGVDNLDKLLATYSCRRMTKRWPVAMFHNILDVSANNAYVIWRETHSEWMLGKRNRRRLFLGQLGQALVTPLILPREQTPRAESTHALVTTMRGIRSNSPVSSRKRQRCQPCPRSRDAKTCTVCMGCKKYICGKCALHF, encoded by the exons ATGCGTGTTTGG GTATCTTCAAGCATCGCCTCGAGTACGGAGAGCATGACTAGCACATTGGCGCTCCCCGGAACTCCTGAATCTCACGTGGCGTATTTCGAACCACGTTACGACCTAG TGTATTGCCCTAACTGCCAGAGGTTCGAGAGCCCTGTTTCCAACACGAGGCCCGGGTCAACAGCTGCGGCTTTGTCCATTTTGTTGTTACTTTCAGG ATGCGAAGGACAAGAGGGTATCGGTTTTTACACGTATCACAACGGTTGCGCCGATGGGTGTAAATCTCTACGCGGAGAGAAAAGCTTTTACACCAAAGTGGATCTGGTGGCTCACGACGAGGTGAAAGGAACCTTGGCATTGCTGGAACTAAAAACCAGAAACAACGACATATTGGACAAGCACACCCTATGGCGTTACAACGCTCAGCTGTGGCTGACATGGACGATGTTTTCGCTCACGTACCCCGGCGCTGCGGAGCGGTCGAGCGCCTACCTG AAAAGAGTGTTGCGTGAGACGAACCGGGAGGGTTTGAGCACATGCAAGGGATTGAGGTGGAAATCGATGGACGAGACCAACCTGCGGGCGTACGTGGGTCTGCTTCTGCTGGCAGGGATGTACAGGTCTCGAGGCGAAGCGACCTCGAGCTTGTGGGATGCGGAGCACGGCAGAACAATTTTCAGAGCGACCATGTCGCTGAAAGAGTTTCATCGTTGGTCGAAAACACTGAGGTTCAATGATCGGAAGTCCA GACGTCGATGAGAAAATTCTCCCGATAAATTGGCTGCTATCAGAGAGGTGTGGAACAAGTGGTCGGAGCGACTCCCTGCTCTCTACAATCAAGGACTAGCCGTTACAGTAGACGAACGCATGGTTCCTTTCAAAGGTATTGTGCAGCA GACGATGTTCCTTCAGTATATGCCTAACAAGCCCGCCAAGTACGGGCTCAAACTGTGGGTGGCCTGCGACGCTAAATCCAGTTACACATGGAGGATGCAGGCGTACACCGGCAAAGAGGCAGTGACGGCTTCGAAGTCGACCGAGAGGGCGGTGGCCAAGATGGAGGTGAACCTAGCCTCGCGAGTCATTCTTGACCTCACACGGGGATTGGAGCATCGTCTCGTTACGTGCGATAACTTCTTCACATCTTACGAGCTTGCGCGCAAGCTGCGCGCCAACAGCATCGATCTGCTGGGTACCATCAGAAGCAACAGAGTTGAGCTACCACAAGAACTGCTGTCGGCGCGCGGACGGAAGGCGCTCTCGTCGAGGTTCGCCTTCACAGAACTGGCTACTTTGATATCGTACGTGCCCAAGCGAAACAAGACGGTTTTGCTACGGAGCACGCGGCATTCGACCCCTGAAATCAACTGCGAGTGCAAGGGGATGAAGCTGCAGGCGATCGTGGATTATAATCACACCAAAGGCGGCGTGGATAACCTAGACAAGCTGCTCGCCACCTACAGCTGTAGGCGGATGACAAAACGCTGGCCCGTCGCTATGTTTCATAACATCCTCGACGTCTCCGCGAACAACGCCTATGTGATATGGAGAGAAACTCACTCTGAATGGATGTTGGGGAAACGCAATCGCAGGAGGCTGTTTCTGGGGCAACTGGGACAGGCTTTGGTAACGCCGCTCATACTGCCTAGGGAACAGACACCCCGAGCAGAGTCGACGCACGCGCTGGTGACAACGATGAGAGGGATTCGGTCGAATTCACCCGTGTCATCGCGAAAGAGACAAAGATGTCAACCGTGCCCGAGATCAAGAGATGCAAAGACGTGCACCGTGTGTATGGGTTGCAAGAAATACATCTGCGGCAAATGCGCTTTGCATTTCTGA